A region of Vibrio chagasii DNA encodes the following proteins:
- a CDS encoding alternative oxidase, translating to MHFESTHYKPEIFSEKVALLVTRLLKKTLNLFYGKHLAKRAMLLETIAAVPGMVAGVFNHLKALRRMKDDGGWIKELLDEADNERMHLMIFLTVTKPSIIERILVMLLQFIFLIIYGVIYLVSSKTAHRIVGYFEEEACNSYSEYISKIEEGALPNHPAPEIAITYYRLPEGATFLDVLFRIREDEAKHRDKNHDIANLYKTKDLPEHQC from the coding sequence ATGCATTTTGAAAGCACTCATTACAAACCTGAAATATTCTCCGAAAAGGTTGCGCTTCTTGTTACTCGACTTCTCAAAAAAACGCTTAACCTGTTTTATGGAAAACATTTAGCCAAACGTGCGATGTTGTTGGAAACCATTGCGGCTGTACCTGGCATGGTCGCAGGTGTATTTAACCACCTTAAAGCACTACGCCGTATGAAAGATGACGGCGGCTGGATTAAAGAGCTATTGGATGAAGCAGACAATGAACGGATGCATTTGATGATTTTCCTGACCGTTACCAAGCCGTCCATTATAGAACGCATCTTAGTGATGTTACTGCAGTTCATCTTTCTCATCATCTACGGCGTTATCTACCTAGTTTCTTCTAAAACTGCGCATAGGATTGTCGGTTACTTTGAAGAGGAAGCTTGCAACAGTTATTCAGAGTACATATCCAAAATTGAAGAGGGGGCTCTGCCTAATCATCCTGCGCCAGAAATCGCGATTACCTATTATCGCCTGCCTGAAGGCGCAACATTCTTAGATGTGCTTTTCCGTATCAGAGAGGATGAAGCTAAGCATCGCGACAAGAATCACGACATTGCCAATCTCTACAAAACGAAAGACTTACCTGAGCATCAATGCTAA
- a CDS encoding NCS2 family permease has product MSTDSTLKAQNTSGSLDSMFKITERKTTIGTELYAGFITFLAMSYILAVNPAILGGIPGMDKGAVFTATALAAAISTLIMGIWGNYPVMLAPGMSMNGFFKGLLLSGSVAVLWNEALFGIFLSGILYLAFSLTNIRKSMIESIPEDLKLAITVSLGLFIAFLGLKNAGIIVSNPFVLVGLGDISDPQVIIAYISIFIALGCMVRDIKLATFISFVSAIALTILADVFMGTSNAPIPEQLVAMPPSMAGSFGAIFDFSAFTPEKMFDLLFIVLIFLIVDFFDGLSTIVGVGRDAGIIDKDGKVPNAKSALVADAGGTVIGSILGTTSITAFSESGIASSQGAKTGLAAVMVAGLFLISLFLYPIFSIFSAAMVAPAMVVVGIYMVGRLGQINWEKKESRIAAFFTIMFTVLSFSPANGMAMGFISYAFTMVVAGKGKEVHPLIYGLCVVFLTYLILL; this is encoded by the coding sequence GTGAGTACCGATTCCACCCTGAAAGCCCAGAACACCTCTGGTTCGCTTGATTCAATGTTTAAAATCACTGAAAGAAAGACCACGATCGGCACTGAGCTGTACGCAGGTTTCATTACTTTCTTGGCAATGAGCTACATTCTTGCGGTTAACCCAGCGATTTTGGGTGGTATCCCGGGGATGGATAAAGGTGCGGTATTCACTGCAACGGCTTTGGCGGCGGCTATCTCGACGTTAATCATGGGCATCTGGGGTAACTACCCTGTGATGCTAGCACCGGGTATGAGCATGAATGGCTTTTTCAAAGGCCTGCTACTGAGTGGTTCTGTGGCTGTACTTTGGAATGAAGCGCTATTTGGTATCTTCCTTTCTGGTATTTTGTATCTCGCATTCTCACTGACCAATATTCGTAAATCGATGATTGAGTCGATTCCAGAGGACTTAAAGCTGGCGATTACGGTATCGCTCGGTTTGTTCATCGCTTTCTTGGGACTTAAGAACGCGGGCATCATCGTTTCGAACCCGTTTGTATTGGTTGGTCTAGGAGATATCTCAGACCCACAAGTGATCATCGCTTACATCAGTATCTTCATTGCACTTGGCTGTATGGTGCGTGACATCAAGCTGGCGACCTTTATCTCATTCGTATCAGCGATTGCACTGACAATCCTAGCTGACGTGTTCATGGGTACATCAAATGCGCCAATCCCAGAGCAGTTAGTCGCGATGCCACCGAGCATGGCAGGTAGCTTCGGTGCTATCTTCGATTTCTCTGCATTTACTCCTGAGAAGATGTTCGATCTATTGTTCATCGTACTTATCTTCTTGATTGTCGACTTCTTTGATGGCTTGAGCACGATTGTTGGTGTTGGCCGTGATGCAGGTATCATCGACAAAGACGGTAAGGTGCCAAATGCGAAGTCTGCTCTAGTGGCAGATGCGGGTGGTACGGTGATTGGTTCAATTCTTGGTACTACATCGATTACTGCTTTCTCTGAGTCGGGTATTGCCTCTTCTCAAGGTGCGAAGACAGGTTTAGCGGCAGTGATGGTTGCAGGCTTGTTCCTAATCTCGCTATTCCTATACCCAATCTTTTCTATTTTCTCGGCGGCTATGGTTGCGCCGGCGATGGTCGTGGTAGGTATCTACATGGTCGGTCGCCTTGGTCAGATTAACTGGGAGAAGAAAGAGTCACGCATCGCAGCCTTCTTCACCATCATGTTCACGGTACTAAGCTTCTCACCTGCAAATGGCATGGCGATGGGCTTTATCAGCTACGCATTCACTATGGTTGTCGCGGGTAAGGGTAAAGAAGTTCACCCGTTAATCTATGGCCTGTGTGTGGTGTTCTTAACCTACCTTATTTTGCTTTAA
- the slmA gene encoding nucleoid occlusion factor SlmA — protein sequence MAGTRKSNRREEILQALAQMLESTEGASRITTVKLAKQVGVSEAALYRHFPSKARMFEGLIEFIEEALMSRINRILDEEKDTLERIRLVLQLILVFSERNPGLTRILSGHALMFENERLRDRINQLFERIETQLRQILRERKLREGKSFPVDEKILAAQLLGQVEGSLNRFVRSDFKYQPTENFDAYWALLSAQIK from the coding sequence ATGGCTGGTACTCGAAAATCAAACCGTCGTGAAGAAATCCTACAAGCTCTCGCACAAATGTTGGAATCGACCGAAGGTGCTTCTCGTATCACGACGGTAAAATTAGCCAAGCAAGTTGGCGTTTCTGAAGCAGCACTTTACCGCCACTTCCCTAGCAAAGCTCGCATGTTTGAAGGCCTTATCGAGTTTATTGAAGAAGCCTTGATGTCTCGAATCAACCGCATTCTGGATGAAGAGAAAGACACACTAGAGCGCATACGCCTAGTACTGCAACTGATCTTAGTTTTCTCAGAACGTAACCCAGGCCTGACTCGAATTTTATCTGGCCATGCTCTAATGTTTGAAAACGAGCGCCTACGTGACCGCATCAATCAACTGTTCGAACGCATTGAGACTCAACTTCGCCAAATTCTGCGAGAAAGAAAGCTTCGTGAAGGGAAATCATTCCCAGTTGACGAGAAAATCTTAGCGGCACAATTGCTCGGCCAAGTTGAAGGCAGCTTGAATCGATTCGTACGTTCTGACTTCAAATATCAACCAACAGAAAACTTCGATGCTTATTGGGCACTACTCAGCGCTCAGATTAAGTAG
- the pyrE gene encoding orotate phosphoribosyltransferase, with product MKAYQREFIEFALEKEVLKFGEFTLKSGRKSPYFFNAGLFNTGRDLARLGRFYAAALADSGIEFDVLFGPAYKGIPIATTTAVALADHHDVDTPYCFNRKEAKDHGEGGNLVGSALEGRIMLVDDVITAGTAIRESMEIIQANGADLAGVLVAIDRQEKGKGELSAIQEVERDFGCAIISIVSLTDLVTFLEEKGTDATHLESVKAYRAQYGI from the coding sequence ATGAAAGCATATCAACGTGAATTTATTGAATTTGCACTAGAGAAAGAAGTACTTAAGTTTGGTGAGTTTACTTTAAAGTCTGGCCGTAAGAGCCCTTACTTCTTCAATGCTGGATTGTTTAACACAGGCCGTGACCTAGCGCGCTTGGGTCGTTTCTACGCAGCAGCACTGGCGGATTCTGGTATTGAATTTGATGTACTGTTTGGCCCTGCATACAAAGGTATCCCAATCGCAACGACAACAGCTGTTGCACTGGCCGATCACCACGATGTAGACACGCCTTACTGCTTTAACCGCAAAGAAGCAAAAGACCACGGTGAAGGTGGCAACCTAGTCGGTAGCGCACTGGAAGGTCGTATCATGCTGGTGGACGATGTAATCACTGCAGGTACTGCAATTCGTGAATCGATGGAAATCATCCAAGCGAACGGAGCTGATCTAGCGGGCGTTCTTGTTGCGATTGACCGCCAAGAGAAAGGTAAAGGCGAGCTATCTGCGATTCAAGAAGTAGAACGTGACTTTGGTTGTGCGATTATTTCTATCGTTAGCCTGACTGACTTAGTGACTTTCCTTGAAGAGAAGGGCACTGATGCAACGCACCTTGAATCAGTGAAAGCGTACCGCGCTCAGTACGGCATCTAA
- the gmk gene encoding guanylate kinase translates to MGKGTLYIVSAPSGAGKSSLISAMLETNPTYAMKVSVSHTTRGMRPGEENGVHYHFVEKHHFEDLIKKNEFLEYAEVFGNYYGTSRVWIEENLDRGIDVFLDIDWQGARQIREQMPQAKSVFILPPSNGELERRLNVRGQDSEEVIAKRMSEAKSEISHYNEYDYVIVNDDFDAALMDFRAIIRAERLKEDKQAAKYSGMLTALLAE, encoded by the coding sequence ATGGGCAAAGGTACTCTTTACATCGTATCTGCACCTAGTGGCGCAGGTAAGTCGAGCTTGATCTCAGCAATGCTAGAAACCAATCCAACCTACGCAATGAAGGTATCTGTTTCACACACCACTCGCGGTATGCGCCCTGGTGAAGAAAATGGTGTTCACTACCACTTCGTAGAGAAGCATCACTTCGAAGATCTCATCAAGAAGAATGAATTCCTAGAGTACGCTGAAGTATTCGGCAACTACTACGGTACTTCACGCGTTTGGATTGAAGAAAACCTAGACCGCGGTATCGATGTATTCCTAGATATCGACTGGCAAGGTGCTCGTCAGATCCGTGAACAGATGCCTCAAGCGAAGAGTGTATTCATTCTTCCACCATCAAATGGTGAGCTAGAGCGTCGTCTAAACGTTCGTGGTCAAGACAGCGAAGAAGTTATTGCGAAACGCATGAGCGAAGCGAAGTCAGAAATCTCTCATTATAATGAGTATGACTACGTGATCGTGAATGATGACTTTGATGCAGCCCTAATGGACTTCAGAGCTATCATTCGTGCGGAACGCTTAAAAGAAGATAAGCAAGCAGCTAAATACAGCGGCATGCTTACTGCTCTACTGGCGGAATAA
- the coaBC gene encoding bifunctional phosphopantothenoylcysteine decarboxylase/phosphopantothenate--cysteine ligase CoaBC: MQTQVNPLSNADQQGLAGKKILLGISGGIAAYKCAELTRRLVERGAQVQVVMTNAAKEFITPLTMQAVSGRPVSDSLLDPAAEASMGHIELAKWADLVLLAPATADLIARMTAGMGNDLLTTLVLATDAPVAVSPAMNQQMYSHPATQENIATLKHRGCEIWGPAAGEQACGDVGMGRMLEPMQLVHRCEDFFQPKPLAGRSVLITAGPTREAIDPVRYITNHSSGKMGYALAEAAARQGATVTLVSGPVSLATPEKVTRVDVDSAQQMFDAVTAHAIQHDVFISCAAVADYRPETIADQKLKKVDGKDDMTIHMVKNPDIVASVAAMTEGRPFTVGFAAETQDVEKYARGKLERKNLDMICANDVSVEGQGFNSSSNELHLYWKGGDKSLPLDSKGALGFQILEQIQQLLEKHH, from the coding sequence ATGCAAACACAGGTTAATCCACTGAGTAACGCTGACCAACAAGGCCTAGCAGGGAAAAAAATTCTTCTTGGTATTAGTGGTGGTATCGCTGCTTACAAATGTGCCGAGCTGACTCGACGCTTGGTTGAGCGTGGCGCACAAGTGCAGGTCGTAATGACCAACGCAGCTAAGGAGTTCATCACTCCACTGACCATGCAAGCGGTCTCGGGAAGGCCAGTGTCTGATAGTTTGCTTGATCCTGCAGCTGAAGCTTCAATGGGTCACATCGAACTCGCAAAATGGGCTGATTTAGTATTGTTAGCACCAGCGACTGCCGATCTTATTGCACGCATGACTGCGGGCATGGGTAATGACCTACTGACCACTTTGGTTTTAGCGACCGATGCACCAGTTGCGGTATCACCGGCAATGAACCAACAAATGTATAGCCACCCTGCCACTCAAGAGAACATCGCGACGCTAAAACATCGTGGTTGTGAGATTTGGGGGCCAGCGGCTGGCGAACAAGCGTGTGGTGATGTAGGCATGGGCCGCATGTTAGAGCCAATGCAGCTTGTGCACCGCTGTGAAGACTTCTTCCAACCTAAACCACTTGCTGGCCGCTCTGTACTTATTACTGCTGGGCCAACTCGTGAAGCCATTGACCCTGTACGTTACATCACAAACCACAGCTCAGGCAAAATGGGCTACGCGTTAGCTGAAGCCGCAGCTAGACAAGGCGCAACGGTCACTTTAGTGAGCGGTCCTGTGTCACTCGCTACTCCAGAAAAAGTGACTCGCGTCGATGTCGATAGTGCTCAACAGATGTTTGATGCCGTTACTGCTCACGCCATCCAACACGATGTTTTCATCAGCTGCGCCGCCGTTGCCGATTACCGCCCTGAAACCATTGCAGACCAGAAACTTAAAAAAGTAGATGGTAAAGATGACATGACGATTCACATGGTGAAAAACCCAGATATCGTCGCTTCTGTCGCGGCAATGACTGAAGGCCGCCCATTTACAGTAGGGTTTGCGGCTGAAACGCAAGACGTTGAGAAATATGCTCGTGGTAAGCTAGAGCGGAAGAACCTCGATATGATTTGCGCTAATGATGTATCTGTCGAAGGCCAAGGCTTCAATAGTAGTAGTAACGAATTACATCTTTATTGGAAAGGTGGCGATAAGTCTCTGCCATTAGATAGCAAAGGTGCGCTCGGATTCCAGATCCTTGAGCAGATCCAACAACTGCTAGAAAAGCATCACTAA
- a CDS encoding SDR family oxidoreductase, translating to MTNTAQQQSHQVVLITGANSGMGLETALLFAQKNYRVYGSVRSIAKGLELEKVFAEKGLSMTPVVCDVTRTQDVNDAIRMVVSDAGRLDILVNNAGYGLVASVEEGTDEEFIHQFDVNVFGVLRTCRAVIPFMREQNSGMIINVSSFLGKMGLPLLTHYNASKYAVEGVTDSLRYELSPYGIKVHTVAPGLFQTGFVKNGLKANPLTTSPDSPYAEQANILLPQVVEKINQGPSPVEVAKAVLAVAEGDTQQARVPAGNDSVYFDKLSRELTQEEFELNVKKALSLV from the coding sequence ATGACGAATACCGCTCAACAGCAATCTCATCAGGTCGTACTTATTACTGGGGCAAACTCGGGAATGGGGCTAGAAACGGCACTCCTGTTTGCACAAAAAAATTATCGTGTTTATGGTTCGGTTCGCAGCATCGCTAAAGGCCTTGAGCTTGAAAAAGTATTTGCTGAAAAAGGCTTATCGATGACGCCTGTCGTGTGTGATGTAACGCGTACACAAGATGTGAACGATGCTATCAGAATGGTGGTGAGCGATGCAGGTCGACTCGATATTCTGGTGAACAACGCAGGTTATGGATTAGTGGCCAGCGTAGAAGAGGGAACGGATGAAGAGTTTATACATCAGTTCGACGTTAATGTGTTTGGTGTCCTTCGCACTTGTCGCGCTGTGATCCCATTTATGCGCGAACAGAACTCAGGGATGATCATCAACGTCAGCTCATTTTTAGGAAAGATGGGGCTGCCGCTGCTTACCCACTACAATGCTAGTAAATATGCAGTAGAGGGGGTCACGGACTCGCTTCGCTATGAACTCTCGCCTTATGGAATCAAGGTTCATACGGTTGCGCCAGGCTTGTTCCAAACAGGGTTTGTGAAGAATGGCCTAAAAGCGAATCCGTTGACGACTAGCCCAGACTCTCCATATGCAGAGCAAGCGAATATCTTATTGCCACAGGTTGTTGAGAAGATAAACCAAGGCCCATCACCTGTTGAAGTGGCAAAAGCGGTATTAGCCGTTGCTGAGGGTGACACTCAACAGGCTCGTGTGCCAGCCGGTAATGATTCTGTTTATTTCGATAAGCTGAGTCGTGAACTGACTCAAGAAGAGTTTGAACTCAACGTTAAAAAGGCGCTATCGCTAGTATAA
- the rph gene encoding ribonuclease PH, whose product MRPNDRAVDQIRPIKITRNYTAYAEGSVLVEFGNTKVLCNATVEENVPRWLKGQGKGWVTAEYGMLPRATHTRNRREAASGKQGGRTMEIQRLIARSLRAVVDLKAMGEIMITVDCDVIQADGGTRTASISGASVAMADAIKSLLDSGKLKKNPMKGHVAAVSVGIVGAEALCDLEYVEDSAADTDMNIVMTEDGKMIEIQGTAEGEPFSHEELMKLLALANKGIADIVEAQKAALVD is encoded by the coding sequence ATGCGTCCAAATGACCGCGCTGTAGATCAAATTCGTCCAATTAAAATTACTCGTAACTACACAGCTTATGCTGAGGGTTCTGTATTAGTTGAGTTCGGCAACACTAAAGTTCTATGTAATGCGACGGTAGAAGAAAACGTACCGCGTTGGTTGAAAGGTCAAGGAAAGGGTTGGGTAACGGCTGAATACGGCATGCTGCCACGTGCAACGCACACTCGTAACCGTCGTGAAGCGGCGAGCGGTAAGCAAGGTGGTCGTACGATGGAAATCCAACGTCTGATCGCTCGTAGCCTACGTGCTGTTGTGGATCTTAAAGCGATGGGTGAAATCATGATCACGGTTGATTGTGATGTTATTCAAGCAGACGGCGGCACACGCACTGCGTCTATCTCAGGTGCAAGCGTAGCAATGGCTGATGCAATCAAGAGCCTACTAGACAGCGGTAAGCTGAAAAAGAACCCTATGAAAGGCCACGTAGCGGCAGTTTCAGTGGGTATCGTTGGTGCAGAAGCACTGTGTGACCTTGAGTATGTTGAAGACTCAGCAGCCGATACCGATATGAACATTGTAATGACGGAAGACGGTAAGATGATTGAGATTCAAGGTACTGCAGAAGGCGAACCGTTCAGCCACGAAGAGCTGATGAAGCTTTTAGCCCTGGCGAATAAGGGCATTGCCGATATTGTTGAAGCGCAGAAAGCAGCGTTGGTCGACTAG
- the lpxL gene encoding LpxL/LpxP family Kdo(2)-lipid IV(A) lauroyl/palmitoleoyl acyltransferase → MVMTKTSPTSSTAQHVITKPPFTLALLHPKYWGVWFGFGLLALIVNVLPYRLLLLLGRSLGTLGARYGKKRVAVATRNLELAFPDKPADEVAAMVSENFKNTGMALIETGITWFWPTWRFKRILVDKDTQMLRTHKDNGKGVLLCCVHALNLEITARAMAVLGIPGLGVYRPHNNPAYEFIQYRGRTQNGNRLIHRKDVKRMIRILRQGEILFYLPDHDYGRNKSVFVPFFAVPDACTTTGTSILAYTSRCAIVPGSGFRNDNGKYEIMADESIEDNYPPKDEKAAAAYMNSYLEKIILRAPEQWMWLHKRFKTMEDPEAERGIRYK, encoded by the coding sequence ATGGTTATGACGAAAACTTCTCCGACAAGCAGCACTGCACAACACGTTATTACTAAGCCGCCTTTTACGCTGGCACTGCTTCACCCAAAATATTGGGGTGTATGGTTCGGCTTTGGGTTGTTGGCACTTATCGTTAACGTTCTACCTTACCGCCTATTATTGCTATTAGGCCGTTCATTGGGCACTTTGGGCGCTCGTTATGGCAAAAAACGCGTCGCAGTCGCCACTCGCAATTTAGAACTCGCTTTCCCAGATAAGCCAGCAGATGAAGTTGCGGCTATGGTGAGTGAGAACTTTAAGAATACGGGTATGGCGCTGATTGAAACCGGCATTACTTGGTTTTGGCCAACATGGCGCTTTAAGCGAATCTTAGTAGATAAAGACACCCAAATGCTGCGTACGCACAAAGACAATGGTAAAGGTGTTCTTCTCTGCTGTGTGCATGCCTTGAACTTGGAGATCACCGCACGAGCAATGGCTGTGCTCGGTATTCCTGGCCTAGGCGTGTATCGTCCACACAACAACCCTGCTTATGAGTTCATTCAATACCGCGGTCGTACCCAAAACGGCAACCGCCTAATTCACCGTAAAGATGTGAAGCGCATGATCCGAATCTTGCGTCAGGGTGAGATCCTTTTCTACCTTCCTGATCATGATTACGGCCGTAATAAGTCAGTGTTTGTGCCTTTCTTCGCCGTGCCTGATGCGTGTACGACGACTGGTACTAGTATTCTGGCTTACACTAGCCGATGCGCGATTGTTCCAGGTTCTGGCTTTAGAAACGACAACGGCAAATATGAAATCATGGCCGATGAGTCCATCGAAGATAACTACCCGCCAAAAGATGAGAAAGCGGCTGCCGCTTACATGAATAGCTATCTTGAGAAGATTATCTTACGCGCACCAGAGCAGTGGATGTGGCTACACAAGCGTTTCAAAACCATGGAAGACCCAGAAGCTGAGCGCGGCATTCGTTATAAGTAG
- a CDS encoding YicC family protein, whose product MIYSMTAYARKEVKGDWGSAVWEIRSVNQRYLETYFRMPEQFRGLEPILRERFRKRLARGKVECNLRFEANPAAKGELSINEGLAQQVINAANQVMTMTGEESRLNPFQVMNWPGVMETPEQDMDAINKDLLAAFNDAIAEFIDARAREGENMKALIVQRLDAITEEVVKVRARMPEILEWQRERLLNKFEEAKIELEGSRVEQELILLAQKSDVAEELDRLDSHVKEANAVLKKGGACGRKLDFMMQEFNRESNTLASKSISTDITASGVELKVLIEQMREQIQNIE is encoded by the coding sequence ATGATTTATAGTATGACCGCGTACGCACGCAAAGAAGTAAAAGGCGATTGGGGCAGCGCAGTATGGGAAATCCGTAGTGTAAACCAACGCTACCTAGAAACTTACTTCCGTATGCCTGAACAGTTCCGTGGTTTAGAGCCAATCCTACGTGAGCGTTTTCGTAAGCGCCTAGCGCGCGGCAAAGTAGAATGTAACCTACGCTTTGAAGCTAACCCAGCAGCAAAAGGCGAGCTAAGCATCAACGAAGGTTTAGCGCAGCAAGTGATCAATGCGGCGAACCAAGTGATGACAATGACAGGTGAAGAGAGCCGTCTGAATCCATTCCAAGTAATGAACTGGCCTGGTGTGATGGAAACGCCTGAGCAAGACATGGATGCGATCAACAAAGACCTGCTAGCAGCGTTCAACGATGCGATTGCTGAGTTCATTGATGCTCGTGCTCGTGAAGGTGAGAACATGAAGGCGCTAATCGTACAGCGCTTAGATGCGATCACTGAAGAAGTGGTAAAAGTACGTGCACGCATGCCTGAAATCCTAGAGTGGCAACGTGAGCGTCTGCTTAACAAATTTGAAGAAGCGAAGATTGAGCTTGAAGGTTCTCGCGTTGAGCAAGAGCTAATCCTACTCGCACAGAAGTCAGACGTAGCCGAAGAGCTAGACCGCCTAGACTCTCACGTGAAAGAAGCGAATGCAGTATTGAAGAAAGGCGGCGCATGTGGTCGTAAACTGGACTTCATGATGCAAGAGTTCAACCGTGAATCAAACACGCTAGCGTCTAAGTCTATCAGCACTGATATCACTGCATCAGGCGTAGAGCTGAAAGTTCTTATCGAACAGATGCGTGAGCAAATTCAGAACATTGAATAA
- a CDS encoding phosphate-starvation-inducible PsiE family protein: MPSNLPKSFSKPFLKVFHILEAVLLVAITLATLFAMLEEFMHVFTERRVLLTDILLMFIYLEVLAMVQQFVMNGKIPVRYPIYIAMMAIARYITLGMKELDAVLIVWLSLAAFILAAATLLIRVGHHYWPYVDLRTKQPDE; the protein is encoded by the coding sequence ATGCCTTCCAATTTACCCAAATCTTTTAGTAAGCCTTTCTTAAAGGTTTTCCATATTCTTGAAGCTGTGTTGCTGGTGGCGATTACCCTTGCAACACTGTTTGCGATGCTTGAGGAGTTCATGCATGTCTTCACAGAACGTCGAGTGTTGCTAACAGACATCCTTCTAATGTTTATTTACCTAGAAGTGTTGGCCATGGTTCAGCAGTTTGTGATGAACGGTAAGATCCCTGTGCGATACCCGATCTACATCGCGATGATGGCGATCGCTCGTTACATTACTCTGGGAATGAAGGAACTCGATGCGGTTCTGATCGTTTGGTTATCTCTAGCGGCATTTATTTTAGCAGCCGCAACCTTGCTGATTCGAGTTGGTCACCATTACTGGCCGTATGTCGATCTTCGAACCAAGCAACCGGACGAGTAA